From a single Rhinolophus ferrumequinum isolate MPI-CBG mRhiFer1 chromosome 15, mRhiFer1_v1.p, whole genome shotgun sequence genomic region:
- the N4BP1 gene encoding NEDD4-binding protein 1 isoform X1 has translation MAARAVLDEFTAPAEKAALLERSRGRIEGLFGVSLAVLGALGAEEPLPARIWLQLRGAQEAVHSAKEYIKGICEPELEERECYPKAMHCVFVGAQSLFLKSLIQDTSADLCVLDTGLLGIRGSAEAVVMARSHIQQFVKLFENNENLPNSQKESEVKREFKQFVEARADNYTMDLLILPTSLKKELLTLTLGEGNLFETGDEDVIEIGDSERTEFTQNAAAGLTVSRDEIVLQEDARNKAGTPVSELTKQMDTVFSSSQDVLFVPINGLNPEEEALCRGRVCHKRRFSDSEERHTKKQFSLENVQEGELLHDGKALPGSVVIDLSESPADPDNLSPDVKDTTEEMEYNMLVNFFKTMGYSQEIVEKVIREYGPSTEPLLLLEEIEKENKRFQEDREFSPGTVYPETSKTKNKGVCSSINELTMDSTPKKTQTHTQQNMVEKFSQLPFKGESKPCTSNCKISPFRAVPVEQKQEVWSSNPSYLGNMDLETDGLAPSVAPSSPKEVVSFVSRGASTHQPRIPVFPENGLQQQGEPLLPNNRKSACETRLGCCSSPQSKPNCPPLSQAPMPLPQLLPPVPDTRLAGPSDHIDSSVTGVQRFRDTLKVPYKLELKNEPGRTDLKHIVIDGSNVAITHGLKKFFSCRGIAIAVEYFWKLGNRNITVFVPQWRTRRDPNVTEQHFLTQLQELGILSLTPARMVFGERIASHDDRFLLHLADKTGGIIVTNDNFREFVTESVSWREIITKRLLQYTFVGDIFMVPDDPLGRSGPRLEEFLRKEVFLRDMQPLLNALPNVGMFDPGFRGPGAQAASTSHQPAARVQGPPPSHWLPPQPRFPLLQNLPLPAQRSSAETSELREALLKIFPDSEQRLKIDQILGAHPYMKDLNALSAMVLD, from the exons GAATATATTAAAGGAATCTGTGAACCTGAACTAGAAGAAAGAGAATGCTACCCCAAGGCCATGCACTGCGTCTTTGTTGGGGCGCAGAGCCTGTTTCTGAAGAGCTTGATTCAGGACACCTCTGCCGATCTCTGTGTTCTGGACACTGGTCTCCTGGGTATCAGAGGGAGTGCCGAAGCCGTGGTCATGGCTAGGAGTCACATCCAACAGTTTGTAAAGCTCTTTGAGAATAACGAGAACCTGCCCAACAGTCAGAAGGAATCAGAGGTGAAAAGGGAATTTAAACAGTTTGTGGAAGCCCGTGCAGACAATTATACAATGGACTTGTTGATTCTGCCCACTTCCTTGAAAAAAGAACTTTTGACACTCACACTAGGCGAGGGGAATCTGTTTGAAACCGGAGATGAGGATGTTATTGAAATCGGAGATTCTGAACGAACAGAGTTTACCCAGAATGCTGCCGCAGGGCTGACTGTGTCCAGAGATGAAATTGTTTTGCAGGAAGATGCAAGAAATAAAGCTGGGACTCCTGTTTCTGAGCTGACAAAACAAATGGACACTGTCTTTTCTAGTTCACAAGATGTGCTTTTTGTTCCGATAAATGGCCTGAACCCAGAAGAAGAGGCACTTTGCAGAGGCAGAGTTTGTCACAAAAGGCGATTTTCTGACTCAGAGGAAAGGCATACCAAGAAacagttttctttggaaaatgttcagGAGGGCGAGCTTTTGCATGATGGCAAGGCGTTGCCTGGAAGCGTGGTCATTGACCTGTCCGAGTCTCCTGCCGATCCTGACAACTTAAGTCCAGATGTGAAAGACACGACTGAGGAAATGGAATACAACATGCttgtaaacttttttaaaacCATGGGCTATTCCCAAGAAATTGTTGAAAAGGTCATTAGGGAGTATGGGCCATCCACTGAACCATTATTGCTCTTGGAggagattgaaaaagaaaacaagagattcCAAGAAGACAGAGAATTTTCACCTGGTACTGTGTATCCAGAGAccagcaaaaccaaaaataaaggtGTTTGTAGCAGCATAAATGAGCTTACGATGGATTCCactccaaagaaaacacaaactcacacacaacAAAATATGGTTGAAAAATTTTCTCAGTTACCATTCAAAGGAGAATCAAAACCATGTACCTCAAATTGCAAAATCAGTCCTTTCAGGGCAGTGCCAGTAGAACAGAAACAGGAAGTCTGGAGTTCAAATCCGAGCTACCTGGGTAACATGGACCTTGAAACTGACGGCCTTGCCCCCTCTGTTGCCCCTTCAAGTCCCAAAGAAGTTGTCAGTTTTGTTTCAAGAGGAGCTTCAACTCACCAGCCCAGAATTCCAGTTTTTCCTGAAAATGGTTTGCAGCAGCAAGGAGAACCCTTGCTTCCGAATAATAGGAAATCTGCCTGTGAAACCCGTTTGGGATGTTGTAGCTCTCCGCAGTCTAAGCCAAATTGTCCGCCCCTTTCTCAGGCACCGATGCCACTGCCCCAGCTGTTACCTCCGGTCCCTGACACAAGGTTGGCAGGACCCTCTGATCACATTGATTCATCAGTTACAGGGGTTCAGAGGTTTCGAGATACTCTGAAAGTTCCCTACAAACTGGAGCTAAAGAACGAGCCGGGAAGAACGGATTTGAAACACATCGTCATCGATGGGAGCAATGTTGCCATTAC CCATGGTCTGAAAAAGTTCTTTTCTTGCCGTGGAATCGCAATTGCAGTGGAGTATTTCTGGAAGCTTGGGAACAGAAACATTACTGTATTTGTCCCACAGTGGAGAACACGGCGTGATCCTAATGTCACAG AACAGCACTTCTTAACCCAGCTCCAGGAGCTCGGAATACTATCTTTAACTCCTGCTCGGATGGTCTTTGGAGAGAGAATTGCTTCTCATGACGACAG GTTTCTGCTACACTTAGCGGACAAAACTGGTGGCATAATTGTAACAAATGATAACTTCAGAGAATTTGTGACTGAGTCAGTCTCTTGGAGAGAAATTATTACaaaaag ATTGCTCCAGTATACCTTTGTGGGGGACATTTTTATGGTTCCTGACGACCCTCTGGGAAGAAGTGGACCTCGACTGGAAGAATTTCTTCGGAAGGAAGTCTTCCTTAG AGACATGCAGCCCCTCCTCAACGCCCTGCCCAACGTGGGCATGTTTGACCCCGGCTTCAGAGGCCCTGGCGCCCAGGCAGCCAGCACCAGCCACCAGCCTGCAGCCCGGGTGCAGGGCCCCCCACCCAGCCACTGGCTTCCTCCGCAGCCCCGCTTCCCGCTTCTGCAGAACCTGCCCTTGCCAGCCCAGAGGTCGTCGGCTGAGACCAGCGAGCTGAGGGAAGCCCTCCTGAAGATCTTCCCAGACTCAGAGCAGAGACTGAAAATCGACCAGATCCTGGGGGCCCATCCCTACATGAAAGACCTGAACGCGCTCTCCGCCATGGTGTTGGATTGA
- the N4BP1 gene encoding NEDD4-binding protein 1 isoform X2, with product MAARAVLDEFTAPAEKAALLERSRGRIEGLFGVSLAVLGALGAEEPLPARIWLQLRGAQEAVHSAKEYIKGICEPELEERECYPKAMHCVFVGAQSLFLKSLIQDTSADLCVLDTGLLGIRGSAEAVVMARSHIQQFVKLFENNENLPNSQKESEVKREFKQFVEARADNYTMDLLILPTSLKKELLTLTLGEGNLFETGDEDVIEIGDSERTEFTQNAAAGLTVSRDEIVLQEDARNKAGTPVSELTKQMDTVFSSSQDVLFVPINGLNPEEEALCRGRVCHKRRFSDSEERHTKKQFSLENVQEGELLHDGKALPGSVVIDLSESPADPDNLSPDVKDTTEEMEYNMLVNFFKTMGYSQEIVEKVIREYGPSTEPLLLLEEIEKENKRFQEDREFSPGTVYPETSKTKNKGVCSSINELTMDSTPKKTQTHTQQNMVEKFSQLPFKGESKPCTSNCKISPFRAVPVEQKQEVWSSNPSYLGNMDLETDGLAPSVAPSSPKEVVSFVSRGASTHQPRIPVFPENGLQQQGEPLLPNNRKSACETRLGCCSSPQSKPNCPPLSQAPMPLPQLLPPVPDTRLAGPSDHIDSSVTGVQRFRDTLKVPYKLELKNEPGRTDLKHIVIDGSNVAITHGLKKFFSCRGIAIAVEYFWKLGNRNITVFVPQWRTRRDPNVTEQHFLTQLQELGILSLTPARMVFGERIASHDDSFTEHQRSPGTRHSDTLPALRSLRSREGTEISPWGVGRCCGGIREGSRHGQWH from the exons GAATATATTAAAGGAATCTGTGAACCTGAACTAGAAGAAAGAGAATGCTACCCCAAGGCCATGCACTGCGTCTTTGTTGGGGCGCAGAGCCTGTTTCTGAAGAGCTTGATTCAGGACACCTCTGCCGATCTCTGTGTTCTGGACACTGGTCTCCTGGGTATCAGAGGGAGTGCCGAAGCCGTGGTCATGGCTAGGAGTCACATCCAACAGTTTGTAAAGCTCTTTGAGAATAACGAGAACCTGCCCAACAGTCAGAAGGAATCAGAGGTGAAAAGGGAATTTAAACAGTTTGTGGAAGCCCGTGCAGACAATTATACAATGGACTTGTTGATTCTGCCCACTTCCTTGAAAAAAGAACTTTTGACACTCACACTAGGCGAGGGGAATCTGTTTGAAACCGGAGATGAGGATGTTATTGAAATCGGAGATTCTGAACGAACAGAGTTTACCCAGAATGCTGCCGCAGGGCTGACTGTGTCCAGAGATGAAATTGTTTTGCAGGAAGATGCAAGAAATAAAGCTGGGACTCCTGTTTCTGAGCTGACAAAACAAATGGACACTGTCTTTTCTAGTTCACAAGATGTGCTTTTTGTTCCGATAAATGGCCTGAACCCAGAAGAAGAGGCACTTTGCAGAGGCAGAGTTTGTCACAAAAGGCGATTTTCTGACTCAGAGGAAAGGCATACCAAGAAacagttttctttggaaaatgttcagGAGGGCGAGCTTTTGCATGATGGCAAGGCGTTGCCTGGAAGCGTGGTCATTGACCTGTCCGAGTCTCCTGCCGATCCTGACAACTTAAGTCCAGATGTGAAAGACACGACTGAGGAAATGGAATACAACATGCttgtaaacttttttaaaacCATGGGCTATTCCCAAGAAATTGTTGAAAAGGTCATTAGGGAGTATGGGCCATCCACTGAACCATTATTGCTCTTGGAggagattgaaaaagaaaacaagagattcCAAGAAGACAGAGAATTTTCACCTGGTACTGTGTATCCAGAGAccagcaaaaccaaaaataaaggtGTTTGTAGCAGCATAAATGAGCTTACGATGGATTCCactccaaagaaaacacaaactcacacacaacAAAATATGGTTGAAAAATTTTCTCAGTTACCATTCAAAGGAGAATCAAAACCATGTACCTCAAATTGCAAAATCAGTCCTTTCAGGGCAGTGCCAGTAGAACAGAAACAGGAAGTCTGGAGTTCAAATCCGAGCTACCTGGGTAACATGGACCTTGAAACTGACGGCCTTGCCCCCTCTGTTGCCCCTTCAAGTCCCAAAGAAGTTGTCAGTTTTGTTTCAAGAGGAGCTTCAACTCACCAGCCCAGAATTCCAGTTTTTCCTGAAAATGGTTTGCAGCAGCAAGGAGAACCCTTGCTTCCGAATAATAGGAAATCTGCCTGTGAAACCCGTTTGGGATGTTGTAGCTCTCCGCAGTCTAAGCCAAATTGTCCGCCCCTTTCTCAGGCACCGATGCCACTGCCCCAGCTGTTACCTCCGGTCCCTGACACAAGGTTGGCAGGACCCTCTGATCACATTGATTCATCAGTTACAGGGGTTCAGAGGTTTCGAGATACTCTGAAAGTTCCCTACAAACTGGAGCTAAAGAACGAGCCGGGAAGAACGGATTTGAAACACATCGTCATCGATGGGAGCAATGTTGCCATTAC CCATGGTCTGAAAAAGTTCTTTTCTTGCCGTGGAATCGCAATTGCAGTGGAGTATTTCTGGAAGCTTGGGAACAGAAACATTACTGTATTTGTCCCACAGTGGAGAACACGGCGTGATCCTAATGTCACAG AACAGCACTTCTTAACCCAGCTCCAGGAGCTCGGAATACTATCTTTAACTCCTGCTCGGATGGTCTTTGGAGAGAGAATTGCTTCTCATGACGACAG ctTCACTGAGCACCAGCGGAGTCCTGGGACACGCCACTCAGACACACTTCCTGCCCTAAGGAGTTTGCGATCTAGAGAAGGCACAGAGATAAgtccttggggggtggggaggtgctgTGGTGGAATAAGAGAGGGCTCCAGGCACGGCCAGTGGCATTAA